In one Thioclava sp. ES.031 genomic region, the following are encoded:
- the murI gene encoding glutamate racemase, with product MAVGVFDSGLGGLTVYDACAKRLPDMAFCYYGDNAHAPYGVRDADDIFNLTCAGVERLWEEGCDLVILACNTASAAALKRMQETWIPEGKRVLGVFVPMIEALTERKWGDNSPPREVAVKHVALFATPATVASRAFQRELAFRAIGVDVEAQPCGGVVDAIETGDEILAEALVKSHVEALKRRMPKPEAAILGCTHYPLMQKTFQEALGDTVDVYSQANLVAESLADYLERRPEFRGAGTESKFLTTGDPASVSSHATQFLRYSIRFEAA from the coding sequence ATGGCAGTAGGCGTTTTCGATTCAGGTCTGGGCGGGCTGACGGTCTATGATGCCTGCGCCAAGCGGCTGCCGGACATGGCCTTTTGCTATTATGGCGACAACGCACATGCGCCCTACGGGGTGCGCGATGCCGATGACATCTTCAACCTGACCTGCGCGGGCGTCGAGCGTCTGTGGGAGGAAGGCTGCGATCTGGTGATCCTCGCCTGTAACACGGCCTCTGCCGCCGCGCTCAAGCGGATGCAGGAGACCTGGATCCCCGAGGGCAAGCGCGTGCTGGGCGTCTTCGTGCCGATGATCGAGGCGCTGACCGAACGCAAATGGGGCGACAACTCCCCGCCGCGCGAAGTGGCGGTGAAACATGTGGCGCTGTTTGCGACGCCCGCGACGGTGGCGTCTCGCGCGTTCCAGCGCGAACTGGCCTTCCGCGCGATTGGCGTCGATGTCGAGGCGCAGCCCTGCGGCGGCGTGGTCGATGCGATCGAGACCGGCGACGAGATCCTCGCCGAAGCGCTGGTGAAATCCCATGTCGAGGCGCTCAAGCGCCGGATGCCCAAGCCCGAGGCCGCGATCCTTGGCTGCACCCATTACCCGCTGATGCAGAAGACCTTCCAGGAAGCGCTGGGCGACACGGTCGATGTCTACAGCCAGGCCAATCTGGTGGCCGAAAGCCTTGCGGATTATCTCGAGCGTCGTCCCGAATTCAGAGGCGCGGGCACGGAATCGAAATTCCTGACCACGGGCGATCCGGCCTCGGTGTCGAGCCACGCGACGCAGTTTCTGCGCTATTCGATCCGGTTCGAGGCGGCCTGA
- a CDS encoding DUF805 domain-containing protein, whose amino-acid sequence MAEQWYYADGKDPVGPFPAEHMMDMVRAGRIKAETMVWQDGMEGWEPAGDHFFRRPPETSATGADPQSGATNYAARIAQRHQQEGKLSSADPRAYADASIERERTQRGIGADGMYAGAPSRGFGEAIKVCFRKYATFKGRASRSEYWWFALFVMLASIAGAIAEGSMGEDGTAISAVITIATFLPSISAQVRRLHDTDRSGWWVGGYLLASLCGGLVIALTVISSGVQDPAAMAGMSAALLAIWGIVMLVWGIALFIFMLKRGTRGPNRFG is encoded by the coding sequence ATGGCAGAGCAGTGGTATTACGCCGATGGCAAGGATCCCGTCGGCCCGTTCCCCGCAGAACATATGATGGACATGGTCCGGGCCGGGCGCATCAAAGCCGAGACGATGGTCTGGCAGGACGGCATGGAGGGGTGGGAGCCTGCGGGCGATCACTTCTTCCGACGCCCGCCGGAAACCTCGGCCACGGGCGCCGACCCGCAGAGCGGCGCGACGAATTACGCGGCCCGCATCGCGCAGCGCCATCAGCAGGAGGGCAAGCTCTCCTCAGCCGACCCCCGCGCCTATGCCGATGCCTCGATCGAACGCGAGCGCACGCAACGCGGGATCGGAGCGGACGGGATGTATGCCGGAGCGCCTTCGCGCGGTTTCGGCGAGGCGATCAAGGTTTGCTTCCGCAAATACGCGACCTTCAAGGGCCGGGCGAGCCGGTCGGAATACTGGTGGTTCGCGCTTTTCGTCATGCTGGCGAGCATCGCTGGCGCGATTGCCGAAGGGTCGATGGGCGAGGACGGCACGGCGATCAGCGCGGTGATCACTATCGCGACCTTCTTGCCCTCGATCTCGGCGCAGGTTCGTCGCCTGCATGACACCGATCGCTCAGGCTGGTGGGTTGGCGGCTACCTGCTTGCGAGCCTGTGCGGCGGCCTCGTGATCGCTCTGACCGTCATATCGTCCGGGGTTCAGGATCCAGCAGCGATGGCGGGCATGTCCGCAGCACTATTGGCGATCTGGGGGATCGTGATGCTGGTCTGGGGCATCGCGCTTTTCATCTTCATGCTCAAGCGCGGCACGCGCGGGCCCAACCGGTTCGGCTGA
- a CDS encoding lysophospholipid acyltransferase family protein has protein sequence MTATPMAPRMPVRHATQEISYAWSARSKGARVLIRAMENATGRIGLIRRARGYEHDIAQGADFWQVMAERYGLQIEVTRGALANIPQTGPLVLIANHPYGILDGLIMGLLLSRIRGDFRILAHNVFKRAEEIDRIILPVDFSETKEAMKANLRTRSDALRYLGDGGAIGVFPGGTVSTAAKPFGAPMDPGWRNFTAKMIAKSDATVVPVFFEGHNSRLFQLASHLHYSLRMGLMIREFKRHANRPVRLCVGEPIPQADLAPLRESPKQMMDFLRRATYDLSPTPLKSYGYGFEFEAKYRN, from the coding sequence ATGACCGCCACCCCGATGGCCCCCCGGATGCCTGTCCGCCACGCCACACAGGAAATCTCATATGCTTGGTCCGCGCGCTCGAAAGGCGCACGGGTTCTGATCCGCGCGATGGAGAACGCGACCGGGCGGATCGGGTTGATCCGGCGTGCCCGCGGCTACGAGCACGACATCGCGCAAGGCGCGGATTTCTGGCAGGTGATGGCGGAGCGCTACGGGCTGCAGATCGAGGTGACCCGCGGGGCGCTGGCCAATATCCCGCAGACCGGGCCGCTGGTGCTGATCGCGAACCACCCTTACGGCATCCTCGACGGGCTGATCATGGGCCTGCTGCTGTCGCGCATCCGCGGCGACTTCCGCATCCTCGCTCATAATGTCTTCAAACGCGCCGAAGAGATCGACCGCATCATCCTGCCGGTGGATTTTTCCGAGACGAAAGAGGCCATGAAGGCCAATCTGCGCACCCGTTCGGACGCCCTGCGCTACCTCGGCGATGGCGGCGCGATCGGGGTGTTTCCGGGCGGCACGGTCTCGACCGCCGCCAAGCCCTTCGGTGCGCCGATGGATCCGGGCTGGCGCAATTTCACCGCCAAGATGATCGCGAAATCCGATGCGACCGTGGTGCCGGTCTTCTTCGAGGGCCATAACAGCCGTCTGTTCCAGCTGGCGAGCCATCTGCATTACAGCCTGCGCATGGGGCTGATGATCCGCGAGTTCAAACGCCACGCCAATCGGCCGGTGCGACTCTGCGTGGGTGAGCCGATCCCGCAGGCCGATCTCGCACCGCTGCGTGAGAGCCCGAAACAGATGATGGATTTCCTGCGCCGTGCGACGTATGACTTGTCGCCGACTCCCTTGAAGTCTTACGGCTATGGCTTCGAGTTCGAGGCGAAATATAGAAACTGA